The genome window AAACACATTGGTTGCAGGAGCTGCGGGCCTGTTTGATGCTAATGCCCATGTTGCGCCTGCATCTGTTGATTTAACAATGTGAAAACTGCCATCGGTAGGATCGGATTGTGCCCAGAGAAGAGTTGAGCTCAAATTATCAACAGAGTTAAACCAGGCACCGGTTGCAGTATAAACCTGTGTCCAGTTGGTACCGCCGTTTGTTGTTCTGAAAATTGCACCATTTCCTGAGGCAGGGCCGGTAACCACAACAGCAGTTGTAGCGCTAAGACCGGCAATGGAATATGCTGCAGCGCCGACAGATCCCGCGGCAGTGAATGTCATACCGCCGTCCGTGGAGCGGGCAACTGCACCGTTTGCATCCACGATCCATGCAGTGTTTTCGTCAACCCAGTCCACTCCCCAGATGTCTCCGGTGAGACCGCTGGTCACTGCAATCCACTGTGCCTGAAGGCTGAATGAAAGTAAGAAAAGAAAAAGAAACAAGTTCTTCACAAGAACCTCCTGATATTAGTTGTTAAAGTTCAATTTTCTGCGAACTCTTACCCATGAACACAAAACCTTACTCAAAATTAACAATTTATTCTTCAATGTCAATGTGAAAAATAAAAAATGCCTGAAAAGGTTTTAAGGCCTTCCAGGCATTTAGAAAGACGGAAATGCTTCTCGCGCGGGTTAAAGCGCTGCTTTTATCATCAAATAGCTCCAAAATGAGGGATCCAGTTCCGTACTCCCCCCTTTGGCAAATCTGGTTTTCATCAGTTCACCGGGCAGGAATACTGAGCCGCCCCAAAAGAGATTTACTCCCTTAGTGACTGTGTACCTGATTGTCAGATCAAGTTCCTGTCCGAATACTGATTCTCCTGCTGCACTTTCTTCAGCGGATGCAAGATGATGAAACGCCGCGCTGTACAGAAAAGGAGAATTTTCAGGAGCATAATCGTAGTTCAGAAAAATATCCTGGAGTCCGAGATTTCCGGTATTTGCGGGAATTGAAGTAAAATAATCCATAAAGCCGTAAAATTTATGTCCGGTCCCGAACGCCGCGTCAAAAGAATTATACTTGGTAAGTTCAGTCGGATTTGTCCCCGAAAGAAGATCAATACCTGGTGTGAACTTTGAAGTACCCATGGAATACGCAGCGGAGACCGATACCAGATATGCAGATACATCTTTAGCGCCGATGGTACCGCCCTGATAGATGAATTCGACAACCGTGCTGAATGGTTTCATCATATAATTATGCTCGGCTCCGAGTGTATATCTGGCTAACTGCTGATCAATACCGTTAGGTACTTTCCTGTCGGATTCATAATATCCTTCCAGACTCAGAGTATTGCTTTCATTCAGTTTTCCTTTAACCGTTACGGCAATCATGTTTACTGAGGAATCTCTCAGTGCAGGATATACATACGAACCGGGAGTCGCGTTGGAAACATATTTCTCAACTTCATGAATATTAGCAATGATGAAGTCCGTTTTCCATGGCATATCAAGACTGAGCAGCAGCCCGTCATAGGAGCGCCCGATCGGACCCCAGTCACTGTTGCCAAACAGTCTTTCGTTGCCGAATGAATACTTGAATCTTCCTGCCTGAATGTCAAGCGGAAGCGCAAACACATCATTAAATCTGAGATACACCTGATGCATATCCACATTTGCCAGATAGGCTGACGTTGTTATTCCCTGTCCGAACGTGCGTGAATCCTGAAACTGTGCGAAGAAGGTTACTTTTTCGCCAAATGTTCTTGTTACACCAATGCGGGTACGCATGGTTGTAACGTATGAGGGGTAGGTTGTATTATAGAAATCACGGCCGTCAAGTTCTCCTCTCAGTTGAACGTCTCCGTTGAACTCCCAGGTTTTTGGGGATTCCTGTG of Ignavibacteriales bacterium contains these proteins:
- a CDS encoding alginate export family protein; amino-acid sequence: MKTLLIVFLLAAAMLHAQESPKTWEFNGDVQLRGELDGRDFYNTTYPSYVTTMRTRIGVTRTFGEKVTFFAQFQDSRTFGQGITTSAYLANVDMHQVYLRFNDVFALPLDIQAGRFKYSFGNERLFGNSDWGPIGRSYDGLLLSLDMPWKTDFIIANIHEVEKYVSNATPGSYVYPALRDSSVNMIAVTVKGKLNESNTLSLEGYYESDRKVPNGIDQQLARYTLGAEHNYMMKPFSTVVEFIYQGGTIGAKDVSAYLVSVSAAYSMGTSKFTPGIDLLSGTNPTELTKYNSFDAAFGTGHKFYGFMDYFTSIPANTGNLGLQDIFLNYDYAPENSPFLYSAAFHHLASAEESAAGESVFGQELDLTIRYTVTKGVNLFWGGSVFLPGELMKTRFAKGGSTELDPSFWSYLMIKAAL